One Falco naumanni isolate bFalNau1 chromosome 13, bFalNau1.pat, whole genome shotgun sequence DNA segment encodes these proteins:
- the TBCCD1 gene encoding TBCC domain-containing protein 1, whose protein sequence is MEAVAARVRLWVKMEPFLVGALPVPPPTRLGPHYLRKMVAYARARAAEGYFPRLSWPCWRHVACGKLQLSRGLAWLYFELFRSLLRHDPPRSLEWAEAEAACASAEELERERSKLSVDTLQFLLFLYLQQVNKVSLRRSLIGEEWPSPRTKSPSLTGKSASENKNWNDQDHRAFVQSHLLDMLELLLEPEQLTATSHSTHSSLVSYEAVCALSFLIEGTVNKSKTVHPLHELALWQPCHGQNGYSKVSRAFSFPKLESWLRSCLTTNPFGMNACLKSGKKLAWAQQVEGTTRRAKIACNTRVVPEVFPMVIMSQVYKQTLAKSSDTLVGAHVRIHRCNESFIYLLSPLRSVTIEKCRNSTFVLGPVQASVHVHSCDNVKVIVVCHRLSLSSTTGCTFYILTPTQPLILPGNQAVSFAPFHTHYPMLEDHMAQVGLATLPNYWDSPMLVCKESGDMSVFRLLPPSDFYTFVIPFEMEGDTTETPGGLPPAYQKALSQREQKIQIWQKTVKEAGLTKDQRKQFQILVENKFYEWLIETGNRQQLDSLVPPAIGSKQAAG, encoded by the exons ATGGAGGCGGTGGCGGCCCGTGTGCGGCTGTGGGTGAAGATGGAGCCGTTCCTGGTGGGAGCCCTGCCCGTCCCACCGCCCACCCGCCTCGGGCCCCACTACCTGCGGAAGATGGTGGCCTACGCCCGGGCGCGGGCGGCCGAGGGCTACTTCCCGCGGCTGTCGTGGCCCTGCTGGCGGCACGTCGCCTGCGggaagctgcagctgagccGCGGCCTGGCCTGGCTCTACTTCGAGCTCTTCCGCAGCCTCCTGCGGCACGACCCGCCGCGCAGCCTCGAGTGGGCCGAGGCCGAGGCGGCCTGCGCCAGCGCTGAGGAGCTCGAGCGGGAGCGGAGCAAG CTGTCCGTAGACACCCTGCAGTTTCTGCTGTTCCTGTACCTCCAGCAGGTGAACAAGGTCTCTCTGCGAAGGTCTCTGATCGGGGAGGAGTGGCCCAGCCCCAGGACCAAGTCTCCCAGCCTGACTGGAAAATCGGCCAGCGAGAATAAG AACTGGAACGATCAGGACCACCGTGCCTTTGTGCAGAGCCACCTCTTGGATATGCTGGaactgctgctggagccagagCAGCTCACTGCCACCTCCCATTCCACCCACAGTAGCTTGGTGTCCTATGAAGCCGTCTGTGCTCTCAGCTTTCTTATTGAAGGGACCGTGAACAAATCCAAGACAGTCCATCCTTTGCATGAGCTTGCCCTCTGGCAGCCCTGTCATGGGCAGAACGGCTACTCGAAGGTttccagagccttctctttCCCCAAGCTAGAGAGCTGGCTGAGGTCTTGCCTGACGACAAACCCTTTTGGAATGAATGCTTGCCTCAAGTCCGGGAAGAAACTCGCGTGGGCACAGCAAG ttgAAGGAACAACCAGGAGAGCAAAGATTGCCTGCAATACTCGTGTGGTGCCAGAGGTGTTCCCCATGGTGATAATGAGCCAGGTGTACAAGCAGACACTGGCCAAGAGCTCGGACACCCTTGTGGGGGCTCATGTAAGGATTCATCGCTGCAACGAGTCCTTCATCtacctcctctcccctctccg ATCTGTGACCATTGAGAAGTGCCGGAATAGCACTTTTGTCCTTGGCCCTGTGCAGGCGTCTGTTCATGTCCACAGCTGTGACAATGTCAAGGTCATTGTGGTTTGCCATCGTTTGTCCCTTTCTTCCACCACTGGCTGTACTTTTTACATTCTCACACCTACCCAGCCTCTCATCCTCCCAGGGAACCAAGCAGTCAGCTTTGCCCCTTTCCACACCCATTATCCGATGCTTGAAGACCACATGGCTCAAGTGGGCTTGGCCACTCTGCCAAACTACTGGGACAGTCCCATGCTGGTGTGCAAGGAGAGCGGTGACATGAGTGTCTTCCGCCTCCTGCCCCCCTCGGACTTCTACACCTTCGTAATTCCTTTTGAGATGGAAGGAGACACCACGGAGACGCCGGGTGGGCTTCCCCCTGCCTATCAGAAGGCGCTGAGTCAGCGAGAGCAGAAGATACAGATCTGGCAGAAAACCGTGAAGGAGGCAGGCCTGACCAA ggaTCAGAGGAAACAGTTCCAGATACTGGTAGAAAACAAATTCTACGAATGGCTGATTGAGACAGGGAACCGTCAGCAGCTGGATAGCCTTGTCCCTCCTGCCATAGGCTccaagcaggcagcaggatAG
- the DNAJB11 gene encoding dnaJ homolog subfamily B member 11, with protein MVAGPGRVAAALRIRPESAAPSARRPPGRPGRRAMAPRWLGRLCLLLLCLCGEAAAGRDFYKILGVSRGASIKDIKKAYRKLALQLHPDRNPDDPRAQEKFQDLGAAYEVLSDEEKRKQYDAYGEEGLKDGHQSSHGDIFSHFFGDFGFMFGGNPRQQDRNIPRGSDIIVDLEVTLEEVYSGNFVEVVRNKPVARQAPGKRKCNCRQEMRTTQLGPGRFQMTQEVVCDECPNVKLVNEERTLEVEIEPGVRDGMEYPFIGEGEPHVDGEPGDLRFRIKVLKHPVFERRGDDLYTNVTISLVEALTGFEMDIAHLDGHKVHVARDKITKPGAKLWKKGEGLPNFDNNNIKGSLIITFDVEFPKEQLTNEQREGLKQLLKQGSVQKVYNGLQGY; from the exons ATGGTGGCCGGTCCGGGGCGGGTGGCTGCGGCGCTGCGGATCCGCCCGGAGAGCGCCGCTCCCtctgcccgccgcccgccgggcaGACCGGGCCGCCGCGCCATGGCCCCGCGCTGGCTCGGCCgcctctgcctcctgcttctctgcctctgcGGGGAGGCCGCCGCCGG GAGGGACTTCTACAAGATCCTGGGGGTTTCCCGCGGCGCCTCCATCAAGGACATCAAGAAGGCCTACCGGAAACTGGCGCTGCAGCTCCATCCCGACAGGAACCCCGACGACCCCCGGGCGCAGGAGAAGTTCCAGGACCTGGGGGCGGCCTACGAG GTGCTGTCAGATgaggagaagaggaagcagtACGATGCCTATGGTGAGGAGGGCTTGAAGGATGGGCACCAGAGCTCCCATGGAGACATCTTCTCACA CTTCTTCGGGGACTTTGGATTCATGTTTGGAGGTAACCCCCGCCAACAAGACCGGAACATTCCCCGAGGAAGCGACATCATTGTGGACCTGGAGGTTACACTGGAGGAGGTGTATTCAGGAAACTTCGTAGAA GTTGTCAGGAACAAGCCAGTGGCAAGACAGGCACCTGGCAAACGGAAATGCAATTGCCGGCAGGAGATGAGGACCACCCAGTTGGGTCCTGGACGTTTCCAGATGACTCAAGAAGTTGTTTGTGATGAATGTCCAAATGTCAA GCTCGTGAACGAGGAGCGAACACTAGAAGTGGAGATAGAGCCAGGCGTGCGGGATGGCATGGAGTATCCCTTCATTGGCGAAG gTGAGCCCCATGTGGATGGGGAGCCAGGTGATTTGCGCTTCAGAATAAAAGTTCTTAA GCACCCAGTCTTTGAAAGAAGGGGCGATGACTTGTATACAAACGTGACAATCTCGCTGGTCGAGGCACTTACAGGCTTTGAAATGGATATTGCCCACTTGGATGGGCACAAG GTTCATGTTGCTCGGGATAAAATTACAAAACCCGGAGCCAAACTgtggaagaaaggagaaggtCTTCCAAATTTTGATAACAATAATATCAAAGGCTCACTAATAATAACGTTTGATGTGGAGTTCCCCAAAGAGCAACTGACAAACGAACAGCGGGAAG GTCTCAAACAGCTGTTGAAACAAGGATCGGTGCAGAAGGTGTACAATGGATTGCAGGGCTATTGA